Genomic DNA from Sardina pilchardus chromosome 4, fSarPil1.1, whole genome shotgun sequence:
TGTAACACTCCTTGATAACATCTTGTTTATCCTGTCACTCACTTCCAGTCCTCTCCAAAGAGCACCTACTAACTAACCTGATGCACAGGAAGTGCCCCCACATACCCACCACTCAGAGTGATTTGTGGGTTCCTGTGTATGAGAAAGGCCCAATCACAATACTACTATTTgctttctccctcctttctctgtcttagtctatcttggtctctctctctccctattgcAGTGCCTAAGGCTGAAATTGTTATTAAGAGTAAACTGAACAAGTTCTgacaaagagagaatgagagagtggtgGGATGGTTAATGGATAGGCCTACGCTGTTGAATGCCATGTGGAGATGtcatgaggaggagaagagatagGCACACAGGTAACGTTCCTTAATCTCCTCCGAGATCGGtggttgtttatgtgtgtgtgtgtgtgtgtgtgtgtgtgtgtgtgtgtttgctgtgtgacCGTAGTTGCTAGCACCCTTGACATCATGACATGTTCTCAGTCCCAGAGCTACAGCCTATGTGGGAAATGAGGACTAACGCGTGTCATTGTACTCTTGACTACATGACAACAGAATGCTTTCTTGCGAGTTGGGTGCTAGAGagactataggctacacatctcccccgccgtcaagatcacatgcaatggaacagcccaGCAAGTATAAAAGTGCACATCATCACGGTTCTGGCTACGCGCTTCATTTCAACTGTGGACGTgttggaaattgtgctgctttacCAGTTGTGTGTTGACATGGAGGAGCATTTGGAAAGGGAGTAGCCTGTCAGCATTTCCTTGACTGTGCAGCTGCATTTTCCTCTAAACAAACTttttttgagtagcctacagtattatcTCATTTCACACTTTTTATAGTAAAatatttacaaaaataaataaataaaacagagtTTCTAATATGCCTCATACATATGCAAACGATTGGGTGTTTTCTGAATGCTGAGGATCCTTTGATGCATCCTGAATGAAATCATGGAAAGAAGAAGCAAAAGTTAGTGTGGTTTATTTTCATGATACACAACaggatatctctctctctctccctctctctctctctctctccctctccctctctctccctctctctctctctctctctctgaagttgAACTGGCCAATCCGAATCAACACAAGTCCAACCCTCTGCCTCACCTTGCTGAATGAGGAAGTGAGCAACTGGACTCTGTGAATAAAGGATAACACAGTCTCAgttcttttttaaaaacctGTTTTAACAGGCAAGGAGCTGAGGCAGACAAACTGAAGTGATTGACTGTTTTCCACTGAACTTTTAGCAGGTACGTATAGTGTACTGAATACTTTTAGATTTATCTAATTTTTGACGGTTGGTCCACTCCTCAGTCCTGGTGCTGATTAGAGCAGTTGGTCCACTCCCCAGTCCTGGTGCTGATTAGACTGTAGATCAGTTGGTCCACTCCTCAGTCCTGGTGCTGATTAAACTGTAGATCAGCTGGTCCACTCCTCAGTCCTGGTGCTGATTAGACTGTAGAGCAGTTGGTCCACTCCTCAGTCCTGGTGCTGATTAGACTGTAGACTAGATCAGTTGGTCCACTCCTCAGTCCTGGTGCTGATTAGATCAGTTGGTCCACTCCTCAGTCCTGGTGCTGATTAGACTGTAGAGCAGTTGGTCCACTCCTCAGTCCTGGTGCTGATTAGACTGTAGATCAGTTGGTCCACTCCTCAGTCCTGGTGCTGATTAGATCAGTTGGTCCACTCCTCAGTCCTGGTGCTGATTAGATCAGTTGGTCCACTCCTCAGTCCTGGTGCTGATTAGACTGTAGACTAGATCAGTTGGTCCACTCCTCAGTCCTGGTGCTGATTAGATCAGTTGGTCCACTCCTCAGTCCTGGTGCTCTGGCGCACCACagctagcctgattgccatcgacatGAAAGGCTCTGcaagactttagtctgaccaagagccagtgctacacggtttctccaagcgcttggtcgacccgcctcctttaagtggcTAGATTtcctactggtcgatgtcagaaagcgttttgccgagtttaaaccaataacagcactctttcctctgccttgaacacgcctctacccagagccgttggagctgctcaaagttgattggttctcgaccaaagggggcagttccgcagatttggggaattcagaaatccttcccgattagcagttgaccagaccagcgacagcaacgccgaaggtgttacgtcactgggagggcgtgccaggctacacCACAGCAGCTCCAGTGTCCATGAGTCAAGCAGAAGGAAATGGGCCGACAGTCACTGTGTACACCCCCAGATagccacaaggtggcagcagAGTGCTGCACTCTACAGCAGTCCTCCTGCAGAGATGCACTTCTGTCCCATCATCCTCCTGCCATGTGGACCTTCACAATGATGTGTCCCCATCTTGAGAACACTCTGTACAACAAGGCAATTGTGGGGTTTCAGTTTTATCTTGCGTAGTGCAAAGAAATGCTAATTCATGCTGACAAAATGAATCTGCTGATCAGTTTATTTCAATGAATTTAGCCGAGTAAGTTCAAATAATTCTAACATGCACCtgtgagaggagaagaaaaacaatgtAGTTGGTTAAatgctactgtactgtgtgtttgcAATGCGTTAATGGGTAAGAGGCTATGTTACATTTTTAGACTCGACTTTGCACTTTCTCTAGATAACCAACTGCTGTTTCACTCCCTCTAGCAGAactggccaatcagaatcctCTTCAGACAGTCCCTTACTCTGACTCACCTCAACCTTGTTCAAGGAAGTGGGGAACTGAGTTAGATGGACTGGCAAACTGTTTATTTCTGTGACTCTGAACAGGTACAAGGGTACTGGATACTTTTATAtttaataaacaaactaaatacATGTCTCAAATGCATGTAGATGGACATGACAGCCTTGTGGATTTACAATTCCTTGCTGTAACTGAGTGACAGACAGGATTTTCAAGTtgtttgaaagtgaaagcaagtTGTGTAAACGGCTAGTCAGTAAGTATTCACTATACAGTCTAATATGGCATCAAAATCTTTTTCTGAAGAGGACttcacctgtcctgtgtgctgtgacgTCTTCAAGGACCCTGTACTGCTGTTATGTAGTCACAGCTTCTGTAAAGTCTGTCTGCAGCAGTTCTGGGAAACTAAAGGATCCAGAGAATGTCCAGTCTGCAGGAGGAAGTCTTCAATGGAAAATCCTCCTCTTAATCTCCACTTAAGAAACCTGTGTGAGACGTTCCTACAGGAGAGAAGTCCGAGAGTTTCAGCAGGGTCTAaggtgctctgcagtctgcacagtgagaaactcaagctcttctgtctggaggataaacagcctgtgtgtatggtgtgtagaGATTCCAAAAAACACACTGGCCACAAATTTCACCCTGTTGATGAAGCAGCCCTTGACCGTAAGGTAAGATATTTCTCCTCTTGACCATGATATGAGATTTAATCACCTGATTAATTGGAGATTAATGAACAACTGGTGTAAGAAAGATGATGCCGTACTCACTGAAGTCTGTCATTTATTCCAGGAGGAGCTCAAGATCAAACTGCAGCCCTTACAGAAGAAACTGAAGACCTTTAAGAAGACTAAAGTCACCTGTAGCCAAACAGCAAAACACATCCAGGTGAGTCCAGACACATGTTATGACACATCTGTAGAAAATGTGAATCATGAGTATAAGGAAATTGAGAGAAATTGAAAAGTGGGATTTCTTGCAGATAttacacatactctcacatcaTTCTGCAAGTACTGTAGTCTGTTCATGTCACTTCACATTTGGCGTCATGTTCATCTTGTCAGGGTCTTCTTTATGAACATCTACCATGTTCCAGCACATTTCTCACAACTTTACTCTGTACTCAGTTTGACTGAAGTAGTGCTGTGCTTATACTCCATGTATTCTCCTGTCTCACTGCTGCTTGGATCATATTCAACCTCTCTCAAAATCACTCTGCATAAAGGCCTTTTGTAAATCAATAAACATGAATTGGTTTCACCTAGGCTCAGGCCCTAAAAACAGAGATGCAGATCAAGGgggagtttgagaagcttcatcagtttctacgagatgaagaggccgccaggatagctgcactgagggaggaagaggagcagaagagtcagatgatgaaggagaagattgagaagatgagcagaaagatctcatctctttcagacacaatcagagccatagaagagCAGATGGGAGCTGATGACATCATATTCCTGCAGGTAATTCTTATTGCCCTTAATTCTATTCTGCTGTTCTGTAtctttattatgaccgccgcacaGCGAAGCGGCAAATTTCTGTCAAGGAGGTGCACAAAActtagtgggcatgtagccccacatgaATAGCATGTCgccattgtttttcgttttgatctgtcacccccccccccccgccagaCTGGACCCTCCGAAAGGAAGGTttccatgtcaacccatcccttaaccactcatttcatgtatagcaccacctagtaaaaaatgaaaaagcaaagatTAAGTATTGTAATCGCAGGTGTCTCTGGCTGACAAggtcaaaactgcacaaaattgGAAGTGTAgtatcattatgacaccctctgaatggaGTTTTTTGTTCATGGGGCGCCATACAGTAAATtactttatgtgtacatttagtgactgtacaccaactggcctgtagatggccaGACACAATTTTATGTGAGTATCTCGAGAACCATACGCCCTAGGGGCCATGTCAATACATCTCATAACCACTCTTTTAATGTATAGCGCCAgctagtcaaaaatgaaaaagcaaaaatgaggcattgtaatctTAGGTATCTAGGTTGACAGgttcaacacatacacacacaagcacagacacacaagcacacacacacacaagcacagacacacaagcacacacacaggcacacacacacacacacacacacacactcacacacacacacacacacacacacacacacacacacacacacacacacatgcacatacattaatacacacaggaacgcacacactcacacacacgtacacacacacatgcataaacacacacacatacatacacagtagacaggcagacatacgcatgcacacacgcacctgcacgcacacacacataaacacgtatacgcacacatgtacacacactcccacacacacacacacacacaaacacacaccacattacccacacgcaaacacacactcacaagtgaacctactcacacaaacacacacacagaaatgcaggaaagcagacacacacacacatcccattaccctaaacacacacactcacaagtgaaaactcacagacagagaagcacacatacacatacatagcaTTTACATACATAGCCTAAATGTTGaagcaggggatggagtaggagatggaaacaaattgacaagtgtgatttatttttgcggagagaatttgcaggactgagcggcggtcatattttacactttgcggtacatctagttttcagATAATGACAGATGGAAAATGCATTATCCCATATGTATTACAAATTCCCTTTGCTTAGCTTTATGACAGCAGAGAAAAGTTCAATGGCAAAGAAAAAATTTACAGTAATGCTTTTACTtgactttatttttttacccTTTCACGTTttccagaactacaagagcacagtggaaaggtgagtgatctgcctcctgtctctctcttctctgtggttctgaacccaaacccacagcagcactgactcctgaatgttattccagagcccagtgcacactgcaggatccagagagggtttcaggagctctgatcaatgtggcaaagcacctgggcaacctgaagttcagagtctgggagaagatgcaggaggctgttcagtacagtgagtacacacatttCTTTCCTTGACTGCTTTTGCTGCAGATTATTCAACACAGTTGGtgaacactcaaacacacacacacacacacacacacacacacaaatctttgggtatgtgtgtgtgtgtgtgtgtgtgtgtgtgtgtgtgtgtgtgtgtgtgtgtgtgtgtgtgtgtgtgtgtgcatgtgtgcatgagagagagagagagagtaacagagatagagaaagagtacACATGTGATCACTATACCTGCATCCAGGTATCTCAGTTTactgggctctgagggctttagggactcagggactcactgctgggatgtggagatcggagtgtgagtgtgatgagTCTCTCCAGTGAAAAGAAGCTTTGGCCTCCATggatggattgtgtgtgtgtgtgtgtgtgtgtgtgtgtgtgtgtgtgtgtgtgtgtgtgtgtgtgtgtgtgtgtgtgtgtgtgtgtgtgtgtgtgtgtgtgtgtgtgtgtgtgtgtgtgtgtgtgtgtgtgtgtgtgtgtgtgtgttataaacgCCCTGTCCTTCTTATGAGGTGACTCACTGTGGCACTTATCGCAAAAAAGCTAAAATCCCAGCTTGCTTCATTCAATCTGGCCCCCTAATCACCCCCCAGTGTAATTGTCTCCTCCATTCACTCTTCACCTTGTTGTTATAAAGGTGGTGCATATAGAGCacatgctctacacacacacacacacgcacacacacacacacacacacacacacacacacacacacacacacacacacacacacacacacacacacacacacacacacacacacagacacacacagacacacacacaaacacacaaacacaaattatTTTGTCACTAGAGTGAAGTGGTCATGTGCATGAAGAGTTCAAAGCTGCCACAGAAATATGGCAGCAAGCAGTAATGAGGGGGCCAATCAGTTAGACCAGAGTAACCGCAACTCAATGCTGGTAGGTCAATGCTGcaatcagacatactgtatgaccttAAGCTGTCAGAGCGAGTTTCATGTCTAGCATGTCAAAAGTTAGttagccaacttgcatttttgc
This window encodes:
- the LOC134079103 gene encoding zinc-binding protein A33-like, with product MASKSFSEEDFTCPVCCDVFKDPVLLLCSHSFCKVCLQQFWETKGSRECPVCRRKSSMENPPLNLHLRNLCETFLQERSPRVSAGSKVLCSLHSEKLKLFCLEDKQPVCMVCRDSKKHTGHKFHPVDEAALDRKEELKIKLQPLQKKLKTFKKTKVTCSQTAKHIQAQALKTEMQIKGEFEKLHQFLRDEEAARIAALREEEEQKSQMMKEKIEKMSRKISSLSDTIRAIEEQMGADDIIFLQNYKSTVERAQCTLQDPERVSGALINVAKHLGNLKFRVWEKMQEAVQYTPVTLDPNTAHRQLILSKDLTSMRLGDERQQLPDNPERFDKYAIVLGSEGFNSGTHCWDVEVGENTSWNVGVITESLQRKGDFSSMSGRWDVYCNGAAYKACASPHAPTLLTVQQKPQRIRVQLDWDRGKLSLFNPDNNTHLHTFTQAFTERVFPYVCGGRVSPLTISPVKVSVRVEQPS